The Mycolicibacterium mageritense genome contains a region encoding:
- a CDS encoding low affinity iron permease family protein produces the protein MASKADTPQGLTALLDTTSRVVGSRWTAVLIAAAAVIFFVVGAVTGFDHWWQVFIHSAAALVTLPMLFVLQHTTNRHTTAILIKLDELIRATTDAKEDVIDLENEEVSDQEELHDELHHGSDAASEG, from the coding sequence ATGGCATCGAAGGCTGACACCCCGCAGGGGTTGACTGCGCTCCTCGACACCACCAGCCGCGTTGTGGGATCACGTTGGACCGCAGTGCTTATCGCGGCCGCGGCGGTCATCTTCTTCGTGGTGGGAGCGGTGACCGGCTTCGATCACTGGTGGCAGGTGTTCATCCATTCCGCCGCGGCCTTGGTGACACTGCCGATGTTGTTCGTCCTGCAGCACACCACCAATCGGCACACCACCGCGATCCTGATCAAGCTCGATGAGCTGATCCGGGCCACCACCGACGCCAAAGAAGACGTCATCGACCTCGAAAACGAAGAGGTCAGCGATCAAGAAGAGCTGCACGACGAACTTCACCACGGGAGCGATGCCGCGTCGGAGGGCTGA